In one window of Aphidius gifuensis isolate YNYX2018 linkage group LG4, ASM1490517v1, whole genome shotgun sequence DNA:
- the LOC122855648 gene encoding protein Malvolio-like, producing the protein MNNKSNDEDDAGKSTCQDASVKPTDQQTYFSDEKVPIPDVPGDGFSFKKLWAFTGPGFLMSIAYLDPGNIQSDLKSGITANYKLLWVLMSATILGLIMQRLSTRLGVVTGVHLAEMCYIQYKKLPRFILWIMIEIAIIGSDMQEVIGTAIALYLLSFGYIPLTIGVIITVLDTFTFLLLDKYGLRKLEIIFGFLITLMGVSFGYQYFKDIPPQSDVFSGMFMPWKSEYDGSSVKRAVEIVGAVIMPHNLYLHSALVKSRAIDRSKSKNIKEANKYFFTESSIALFISFIINVFVVAVFANGLYGKNESFAFETCAMSGNENYNNIFTNSSTPLDEIGNIYNGGIYLGCKFGVIAMYIWGIGILAAGQSSTMTGTYAGQFAMEGFLNLKWPRWKRILLTRCIAIIPAIFIAFSLSIGDFSDVSDLLNGVMSLQLPFATIPVIAFTSSHHIMGNFKNGLLNKIVTTALSGVVIAINIYFVISTAQKYVNGFFSYFIVGLFAILYITFCIYLIIHMAISMGATYLLKFKIIEKYVGSPIELQSTLENNSIVLK; encoded by the exons ATGAATAACAAGAGCAACGATGAGGATGACGCTGGAAAATCAACATGTCAAGATGCATCAGTGAAACCAACAGATCAACAAACATATTTTAGTGATGAAAAAGTTCCAATTCCAGATGTACCTGGT gatggatttagttttaaaaaattatgggcTTTTACTGGACCAGGATTTTTAATGTCCATTGCATATTTGGATCCTGGTAATATTCAGTCTGATTTAAAATCTGGTATAACAGCAAATTAcaag ttaTTGTGGGTTTTAATGAGTGCAACAATTCTTGGTCTTATTATGCAAAGATTAAGTACACGTTTGGGAGTTGTAACAGGTGTACATTTAGCTGAAATGTGTTATATACAGTATAAAAAATTGCCAAGATTTATTCTTTGGATTATGATTGAAATTGCTATTATTGGAAGTGACATGCAAGAAGTTATTGGAACTGCAATTGCtctgtatttattatcatttggcta TATTCCATTGACTATTGGAGTTATTATAACTGTCTTGGatacatttacatttttactTTTGGACAAATACGGTTTACGtaaacttgaaattatttttggatttttaataACACTTATGGGTGTGTCATTTGGATAtcag tattttaaagACATTCCACCTCAATCAGATGTTTTTAGTGGAATGTTTATGCCATGGAAAAGTGAATATGATGGTAGTAGTGTTAAAAGAGCTGTCGAAATTGTTGGTGCCGTTATAATGCCTCATAATTTATATCTTCATAGTGCACTTGtcaag tcaagaGCTATTGATAGAAGtaaatcgaaaaatattaaagaagcaaataaatatttttttactgaatcatcaattgctttatttatatcatttataataaatgtatttgttgTTGCTGTATTTGCAAATGGtttatatggaaaaaatgAAAGTTTTGCATTTGAAACATGTGCAATGTCtggaaatgaaaattataataatatatttacaaattcatCAACACCATTGGATGAAAttggaaatatttataatggtGGAATATATTTGGGTTGTAAATTTGGTGTTATTGCAATGTATATTTGGGGAATTGGTATACTTGCTGCTGGACAATCATCAACAATGACTGGTACCTATGCTGGACAATTTGCAATGGAAGGATTTTTAAATCTCAAATGGCCAAGATGGAAGAGAATTCTTTTAACACGTTGTATTGCAATTATACCAGCAATATTTATTGCATTTAGTTTGAGCATTGGAGATTTTAGTGATGTCAGTGATCTTTTGAATGGTGTCATGAGTCTTCAATTGCCATTTGCAACAATTCCAGTTATTGCATTTACAAGTAGTCATCATATTATGGGAAACTTTAAAAATGGATt actCAATAAGATTGTGACAACTGCTTTGTCTGGTGTTGTTAttgcaattaatatttattttgttatttcaactGCTCAAAAATATGTCAATGGATTCTTCAGCTATTTTATTGTTGGTCTATTTGCCATATTGTACAttactttttgtatttatttaattattcatatggCTATTTCTATGGGAGCTACTTATCTCTTGAAATTCAAg attattgaaaaatatgttgGTAGTCCAATTGAACTTCAATCTACACTTGAAAATAactcaattgttttaaaataa
- the LOC122855650 gene encoding allergen Tha p 1-like: MEFSYKILLLSFVVTVLTSCSSLHADEVTEKPSVTDEQLSQALNDQRFLKFQIACALNKGPCDAIGIRLKKQVPRVMLGLCPECSSKDLKDIRKFIMHFQTKFPKEFKELTQKFVAG; this comes from the exons atggAATTTTCATACAAG atattgtTGTTGAGCTTTGTTGTTACTGTTTTGACTTCATGCAGTAGCTTACATGCAGATGAGGTTACAGAAAAACCATCAGTTACTGATGAACAATTGAGTCAAGCTCTTAATGATcaaagatttttaaaatttcaaattgcaTGTGCACTTAATAAAGGTCCTTGTGATGCTATTGGCATTCGTTTGAAAA aaCAGGTACCACGTGTGATGCTTGGTTTATGTCCTGAATGCTCAAGTAAAGACCTGAAAgatattagaaaatttatcatgcACTTTCAAACAAAATTTCCAAAGGAATTTAAGGAATTGACACAAAAATTTGTGGCAGGATAA
- the LOC122855649 gene encoding coatomer subunit epsilon codes for MARHQQTDVDELFDVKNHFYIGNYQQCINEAQKLKAHSEDVALERDVFLYRAYIAQRKFRVVLDEINRSSPAELQPLKILAEYFAAPNSREAIVADLDNATITGNHNYMIVSATIYYHEKNLEAALRALTDSDHLECMALSLQIFLKMDRLDMARRAMKMMQEKDDDATLTQLAQAWVNISAGGDKLQDAYYIFQEMIDKHSSTSMLLNGQATCFIGQAKYEEAESALQESLDKDSNNPDTLINMIVLSQHMGKPPEVANRYLSQLKHSNLDHPFVKEYLQKEFEFQRLQNQYSLSA; via the exons ATGGCACGTCATCAACAGACAGATGTCGATGAATTATTTGAcgttaaaaatcatttttacattggtaattatcaacaatgtaTAAATGAAGCACAAAAACTcaag gCTCATTCAGAAGATGTTGCTCTGGAACgtgatgtatttttatatcgtGCATATATTGCACAGAGAAAATTTCGTGTTGttcttgatgaaataaatagatCATCACCAGCTGAATTACAaccattaaaaatacttgCTGAATATTTTGCAGCACCAAATAGTCGTGAAGCAATTGTTGCTGATCTTGATAATGCAACAATAACTGGTAATCATAATTATATGATTGTTTCAGcaacaatatattatcatgaaaaaaatcttgaagcaGCATTACGTGCATTAACTGATTCTGATCATCTTGAATGTATGGCATTgagtttacaaatttttttaaaaatggataGACTTGATATGGCAAGAAGAGCCATGAAAATGATGCAGGAAAAAGATGATGATGCAACATTAACACAATTAGCTCAAGCTTGGGTCAATATAAGTGCTGGTGGTGATAAACTACAGGATGCTTACTATATATTTCag gaAATGATTGATAAACATTCAAGTACAAGTATGTTGTTAAATGGACAAGCAACATGCTTCATTGGTCAAGCTAAATATGAAGAAGCTGAAAGTGCACTTCAAGAATCACTTGATAAAGATAGCAATAATCCAGATACACTTATTAACATGATTGTTTTATCACAACATATGGGAAAACCACCAGAAGTTGCTAATCGTTATTTGAGTCAATTAAAACACTCAAATTTAGATCATCCATTTGTCAaagaatatttacaaaaagaatTCGAATTCCAGAGACTCCAAAATCAGTACTCATTGTCAGCTTAA
- the LOC122854044 gene encoding protein yellow-like translates to MTKTSLKMKFIYLNFMCLLVSSVLSKKRDNANYNRDKFPTSFSWSSLDFEFPNARKRQESINQGDFIPGVPVPLDMDVIEIPKGKKIFITIPRFQYGVPATLGYFTSNDRKPPIIKPFPNWEMNRLGNCQGITNVYRIKIDECGRLWVLDTGKIGAQRFCQPKLLVFNLKTDQVIHRYEFPQSQLTNTSNLINLVVDIRDPQRKCKDTFVYITDVDAFQLIVYDHVNQRSWNIKNRLFYPYPQFGILTINGISFDLMDGIFAHALGPIKNGDRILYFHSLASNVESYVSTSILRNYDIFKNNSNAAARDFKSFSKTRKAQASAQAMDNNGVLFYGLVQEVAIGCWNSQKFTEYGEENLEVLVADKDTLQFSSGVKIIQLAKAEDELWVMTMSLQKVWTGTINPNETNFRIHTSSIKKLVEGTKCAVKDLNNRIIFPKN, encoded by the exons ATGACCAAG acAAGTCTCAAGATGAAgttcatatatttaaattttatgtgttTGTTGGTATCGAGTGTATTATCAAAGAAACGTGATAATGCTAATTATAACAGGGATAAATTTCCAACAAGTTTTTCGTGGTCATCACTTGATTTCGAATTTCCAAATGCACGTAAGAGACAAGAGTCAATAAATCAAGGTGATTTTATTCCTGGTGTTCCAGTTCCACTCGACATGGATGTTAttgaaa taccaaagggaaaaaaaatatttatcacgaTACCACGATTTCAATATGGTGTACCAGCAACTCTTGGATACTTCACAAGTAATGATCGTAAACCTCCAATTATAAAACCATTTCCAAATTGGGAAATGAACAGACTGGGTAATTGTCAAGGAATTACAAACGTTTATCGTATCAAA atTGATGAGTGTGGAAGACTCTGGGTTCTAGATACTGGAAAAATTGGAGCCCAGCGTTTTTGTCAACCTAAATTATTAGTTTTCAATCTAAAAACTGATCAAGTTATTCATCGATACGAATTTCCACAAAGTCAATTGACTAATACatcaaatttgataaatttagttGTTGATATTCGTGATCCACAAAGAAAATGTAAGGATACATTTGTTTACATAACAGATGTTGATGCATTTCAATTAATTGTCTATGATCATGTTAATCAAAGATCatggaatattaaaaatagattattttaTCCTTATCCACAATTTGGAATACTAACTATCAACGGAATAAGTTTTGATTTAATGGATGGTATTTTTGCTCATGCATTGGGTCCAATTAAAAATGGTGATagaattttgtattttcattcacTTGCTAGTAATGTTGAAAGCTACGTTTCTACGTCAATTTTAAG aaattatgatatttttaaaaataattcaaatgctGCTGCAAGagattttaaatcattttcaaaaacaaGAAAAGCACAAGCTTCAGCTCAAGCTATGGACAATAATGGTGTATTATTTTATGGGCTTGTTCAAGAAGTTGCAATTGGTTGTTGGAATAGCCAAAAATTTACCGAGTATGGTGAAGAAAATCTTGAAGTTCTTGTTGCTGATAAAGACACATTACAATTTTCATCAGGTGTTAAA atCATTCAGTTGGCAAAGGCTGAAGATGAATTGTGGGTAATGACTATGTCATTACAAAAAGTTTGGACAGGTACAATCAATCCAAACGAGACAAATTTTAGAATTCACACTagttctattaaaaaattagttgaagGAACTAAATGTGCTGttaaagatttaaataatcGAATTATATTTCCCAAGAACTAG